In Nostoc sp. GT001, a genomic segment contains:
- a CDS encoding Crp/Fnr family transcriptional regulator: MQSPSSFSEASRAFLTWQRILDWAQEHYRCRTFSKDERIPARPGLLYLVQRGAIRMVGTAQVSATASQLTSRRINRTPEEAFLGFVGAGQPFEIVAQSPFTLQAYAHVDQTAVLWMYWHDLDNWPHFRREVMDAFRYQHQRKLLWLSALGQRRTIDRLLGFLTLLIEEYGEPAMSDTDPDVIRGYCLPFPLTHAQIGSAIGSTRVTVTRLMGKLRQRGLILTQGDNLICLPAESINRAG, from the coding sequence ATGCAATCTCCATCCTCCTTTTCTGAGGCATCACGNGCCTTTTTGACTTGGCAACGCATTCTTGACTGGGCTCAAGAACACTATCGCTGCCGCACCTTTAGCAAAGATGAGCGCATTCCAGCCCGGCCTGGATTGCTGTATTTGGTGCAAAGGGGTGCGATCCGCATGGTAGGAACCGCCCAAGTTAGTGCGACTGCTAGTCAGCTAACGTCTCGACGAATCAACAGAACTCCAGAAGAAGCGTTCTTGGGTTTTGTGGGAGCGGGACAGCCATTTGAAATTGTTGCTCAGTCACCATTCACACTCCAGGCTTACGCCCATGTCGATCAAACAGCGGTGCTGTGGATGTACTGGCACGATTTAGACAATTGGCCTCACTTCCGTCGCGAAGTTATGGATGCCTTTAGGTATCAGCACCAGCGTAAGCTGCTGTGGCTGAGTGCCTTGGGACAACGCCGCACAATTGACCGACTCTTAGGATTTCTCACATTGTTAATTGAGGAATATGGAGAGCCAGCAATGAGCGACACCGATCCTGATGTGATTCGCGGTTATTGTCTGCCTTTTCCCCTCACTCATGCCCAAATTGGTAGCGCGATTGGTTCCACTCGTGTCACCGTCACCCGCTTGATGGGTAAGCTGCGTCAACGTGGTTTAATCTTGACTCAAGGGGATAATCTCATTTGCTTGCCAGCAGAGTCGATTAATAGAGCTGGTTAA
- a CDS encoding DALR anticodon-binding domain-containing protein, which translates to MELASAIASDLSGICDDVFSIQIVPPGLISFELTHSTLATWLQSLVVGSLGRAGEHTSLREAAPTTTLSNLGSRGAEETIDAPCPMPNLLFAVEYAHARCCSLVLLAHREGLIKLREPVPKTSPAFWDVISPNPLPWLNCDGTLQLNHPDERRLIGELIQVVDNIECPDVSGSVKWEKIALNLSQAFEKFWSNCRIWGEIKITSPELAQARLGLLMATQSVLKFVLEENLGVFAPLEL; encoded by the coding sequence ATGGAGCTTGCTAGTGCGATCGCTTCAGATTTATCAGGGATTTGTGACGACGTTTTTAGCATCCAAATAGTTCCCCCTGGTTTGATAAGTTTTGAATTAACTCACTCAACCTTAGCGACTTGGTTACAAAGTCTCGTAGTCGGAAGTTTGGGGAGAGCAGGGGAGCATACTTCTCTACGAGAGGCTGCGCCAACGACTACGCTCAGTAACCTGGGGAGCAGGGGAGCAGAGGAGACAATTGATGCCCCATGCCCAATGCCCAATTTATTGTTTGCTGTTGAATATGCTCATGCACGCTGCTGTTCGCTAGTGCTTCTGGCTCATCGAGAGGGATTGATTAAACTTAGAGAACCAGTTCCAAAGACTAGTCCAGCTTTTTGGGATGTTATCTCTCCTAACCCCCTACCTTGGCTTAATTGCGACGGAACACTACAACTCAATCACCCAGATGAGCGTCGTCTAATTGGCGAATTAATACAAGTGGTAGACAACATAGAGTGTCCTGATGTTAGCGGTTCTGTGAAATGGGAAAAAATAGCGCTGAATTTGAGCCAGGCTTTTGAAAAGTTTTGGTCTAATTGTCGGATTTGGGGTGAGATCAAAATTACATCACCAGAACTAGCCCAAGCTAGACTCGGATTGCTCATGGCTACTCAGTCAGTATTAAAATTTGTCCTAGAGGAAAATCTGGGGGTTTTTGCGCCTTTGGAGTTATAA
- a CDS encoding Cof-type HAD-IIB family hydrolase yields the protein MQKASTDNQAAAKDIKLLVLDIDGTIAGHSNTISEPVKQAIFAAQARGIQVAIATGRMYRSALRFHQDIGSTLPLMAYQGAWIQDPISQKIHRHWVVSREIAHQLLDYFEQPELRSLLSVHFYINDQLYVRELTRETKTYAERSGIIAIPVGDLRQALTNEPTKILALSDDTDLIDKLLGNLRRQYTPGELYMTTSVATFFEATNASVNKGTAVRYLAEELLGLQLANVMAIGDNFNDVEMLEYAGLGVAMGNAPTGVQAIAKWVAPSVEEDGAAVAIEKFLL from the coding sequence ATGCAGAAAGCATCTACTGACAATCAGGCTGCTGCAAAAGACATTAAGCTATTAGTTTTGGATATAGATGGCACGATCGCTGGACACTCTAATACCATTAGCGAACCTGTAAAGCAAGCAATCTTTGCGGCGCAAGCACGAGGAATTCAAGTGGCGATCGCCACAGGTAGAATGTATCGTTCAGCTTTGCGCTTCCACCAAGACATCGGCTCTACCCTACCATTAATGGCCTATCAAGGAGCCTGGATTCAAGACCCAATCAGCCAAAAAATTCATCGCCATTGGGTTGTTTCCAGAGAAATCGCCCACCAGTTACTCGACTATTTTGAACAGCCTGAGTTGCGATCGCTTCTATCTGTTCACTTTTACATCAACGATCAGCTATATGTTCGTGAGTTAACCAGAGAAACCAAAACTTATGCAGAACGTTCTGGTATTATCGCGATTCCTGTGGGTGATTTGCGTCAAGCCTTAACGAATGAACCGACAAAAATTCTTGCTTTATCTGATGACACTGACTTAATCGATAAACTATTAGGAAATTTGCGCCGCCAATACACACCCGGTGAACTTTATATGACGACATCTGTTGCTACCTTTTTTGAAGCAACTAACGCCTCTGTAAATAAGGGGACTGCTGTACGTTACCTAGCCGAAGAATTGCTGGGATTACAGTTAGCCAACGTGATGGCGATTGGCGATAACTTCAATGATGTGGAAATGCTGGAGTATGCCGGACTTGGTGTAGCTATGGGCAACGCACCAACAGGAGTGCAAGCGATCGCTAAGTGGGTAGCTCCTAGCGTAGAGGAAGATGGGGCAGCAGTAGCAATTGAAAAGTTTTTGCTGTAG
- a CDS encoding choice-of-anchor E domain-containing protein: MTTKLFNTLAAATTLAGIVATSGAANAASLSYTSSTNYDFTNIIDAPLSVQKFDSSLGTLKGVTISFTGDILGNAGFENRSPTPTQVTVNLASQLSLKLNNQSLFALNPQDISSYQAAKYDGTTDYSGTSGKTVYNLTATQSATQSFTNTQFLQSFTGNGDIDFLFSALANSVVTGSGNMRSYIDTYAKAGIKVTYDYDEVKSVPESSATLGIGLIAGLCLLSQRKKSWIKVSNS, encoded by the coding sequence ATGACAACAAAACTATTCAACACTCTAGCTGCTGCTACAACTTTGGCAGGAATTGTTGCAACATCTGGCGCAGCTAATGCAGCTTCTCTCTCATACACTAGTTCCACTAATTACGATTTCACAAATATCATTGATGCACCTCTGAGCGTCCAAAAATTTGACTCATCTTTGGGTACACTCAAGGGTGTAACAATAAGTTTTACTGGCGACATACTTGGAAATGCAGGTTTTGAAAATAGGAGTCCAACCCCGACTCAGGTGACAGTAAATCTTGCTAGTCAACTCAGCTTAAAACTAAATAATCAGTCTCTGTTTGCGCTCAATCCACAAGATATATCGAGTTATCAAGCTGCTAAATATGATGGTACTACTGATTATAGTGGCACCTCTGGAAAGACTGTTTATAACTTAACTGCCACACAATCGGCAACTCAGTCTTTCACCAATACCCAATTCTTGCAGTCTTTCACTGGTAATGGCGACATAGACTTTTTGTTCTCAGCTTTAGCCAACTCAGTAGTTACGGGTTCTGGCAACATGCGATCCTATATTGATACTTATGCCAAAGCAGGTATCAAAGTAACTTATGACTACGATGAAGTGAAATCAGTACCTGAATCCTCTGCCACACTTGGAATTGGTTTAATTGCTGGGCTTTGTCTATTGTCACAACGCAAAAAAAGCTGGATCAAGGTCTCCAATTCATAG
- the polA gene encoding DNA polymerase I translates to MSETLTSATTTRPTFILVDGHSLAYRSYFAFAKGRDGGLRTKAGIPTSICFGFVKCLLEVMATQQPQAMAIAFDLAEATFRHEADETYKADRPETPEDFIPDLANLHELLNGFNLPFFTAPGFEADDVLGTLAQRVTAAGYRVKILTGDRDLFQLIDSDKEITVLNFSPDALKRSTNSITEFKAEQVKEKMGVLPSQIVDFKALCGDKSDNIPGVKGIGEKTAVQLLNTYGSLENVYAALDEIKGATQKKLAAGKEDAEKSRYLATIVLDVPIEFNLEDCKLKGFDTSVLSPILEKLEFKSFLGRINDLQQRFGGKVEEKQETKTDANNPKSTNSEFSGDEDNDLWFFSASDTAAVPQQSTSPITARIINTEAKLTELVKILQKFTNLETPVAWDTETTALEPRDAELVGIGCCWGTEPDEVVYIPVGHKTGENLHKDLVLEVLRPILESADYPKALQNAKFDRLVLRCQGINLAGVVFDPMLASYILNPDSSHNLMDLSQRYLGLTAKSYLDLVPKGKTIADIDIPAVADYCGMDAYSSFGLVSKLREDLDKIPALSKLLVEVEQPLEAVLAEMEYTGVRINSAYLQELSQHLETELARLKEEATEIAGENFNLGSPKQLSQILFEKLGLSTRHSRKIQTGYSTDAATLERLQEDDKTGFVEAIVEYRTLSKLKSTYVDALPALVRPDTQRVHTDFNQAATSTGRLSSSNPNLQNIPIRTAFSRQIRKAFLPEAGWLMVAADYSQIELRILAHLSQEPILVQAYQQNDDVHTVTARLVFEKENITSEERGIAKTINFGVIYGMGSLRFSRSTGIDKTIANEFIKRFNERYPKVFAYLERVKKEAIALGYVETIFGRRRYFDFTNNSLRKLKGSNPEDIDLSKLKNLGAFDAGLLRSAANAPIQGSNADIIKIAMVRLHEVLKNYQARLLLQVHDELVFEIPPNEWEELQLQIKSVMENAVQLSVPLLVEARVGENWMETK, encoded by the coding sequence ATGTCTGAAACTTTGACTTCCGCAACTACAACACGCCCCACGTTCATCCTCGTAGATGGGCACTCGCTGGCTTATCGTTCATACTTTGCTTTCGCCAAAGGGCGAGATGGAGGACTGCGTACTAAAGCAGGGATTCCTACGAGTATATGTTTTGGTTTTGTGAAGTGCCTGTTGGAGGTAATGGCAACACAACAGCCTCAAGCAATGGCGATCGCTTTTGATTTGGCTGAGGCAACTTTTCGCCACGAAGCTGACGAGACTTATAAAGCCGATCGCCCGGAAACACCAGAAGACTTCATTCCCGACTTAGCAAACCTGCATGAGTTGCTGAATGGCTTCAATCTACCCTTTTTCACTGCCCCTGGTTTTGAGGCTGATGATGTTTTGGGAACCTTAGCACAGCGAGTAACTGCTGCTGGGTATAGGGTGAAGATTTTAACTGGCGATCGCGATTTATTTCAACTCATCGACTCTGACAAAGAAATCACTGTTCTGAATTTTAGTCCAGATGCCCTAAAGCGCTCTACAAATAGCATCACGGAATTTAAAGCAGAACAAGTCAAAGAAAAAATGGGCGTTTTACCTTCACAAATTGTTGATTTTAAAGCTCTTTGTGGTGATAAATCAGATAATATTCCTGGTGTCAAGGGAATTGGCGAAAAAACAGCAGTGCAGCTACTGAATACCTACGGTTCACTTGAGAATGTTTATGCTGCGTTAGATGAAATTAAAGGCGCAACTCAGAAAAAACTGGCAGCAGGTAAAGAAGATGCTGAGAAGTCTCGCTATTTGGCAACTATAGTTTTAGATGTTCCGATAGAATTTAATTTAGAAGATTGCAAATTAAAAGGGTTTGATACAAGCGTCTTATCACCAATTTTAGAAAAATTAGAATTCAAGTCTTTTTTAGGCAGGATAAACGACCTTCAGCAGCGTTTTGGTGGCAAAGTTGAAGAAAAGCAAGAAACTAAAACAGACGCAAATAATCCCAAGTCTACTAACTCAGAATTCAGTGGTGATGAAGATAATGATTTGTGGTTTTTCAGTGCTAGTGATACAGCAGCAGTTCCACAACAATCGACTTCTCCAATTACAGCACGTATCATCAATACCGAAGCTAAATTAACTGAGTTAGTGAAAATTTTGCAAAAATTCACTAATCTAGAAACACCCGTTGCTTGGGACACTGAAACTACCGCTTTAGAACCAAGAGATGCTGAGTTAGTAGGAATTGGTTGCTGTTGGGGAACGGAACCAGATGAGGTGGTCTATATTCCTGTGGGGCATAAAACTGGAGAAAATTTGCATAAAGATTTGGTGTTAGAAGTATTACGCCCAATTCTCGAAAGTGCGGATTATCCAAAAGCTTTACAAAATGCCAAATTTGACCGCTTAGTTCTCAGGTGTCAAGGAATTAACTTGGCGGGAGTGGTGTTTGATCCCATGCTGGCAAGTTACATTCTAAATCCAGATTCAAGTCATAATTTGATGGATTTGTCGCAGCGATATTTAGGATTGACGGCTAAAAGTTATTTAGATTTAGTTCCTAAAGGCAAAACCATCGCTGATATAGATATTCCCGCCGTAGCAGATTACTGCGGGATGGATGCTTATTCTAGTTTTGGTTTAGTATCGAAATTGCGCGAGGATCTGGATAAAATTCCAGCTTTATCTAAGCTATTAGTGGAAGTCGAACAGCCGCTAGAAGCTGTTTTAGCCGAAATGGAATACACAGGTGTTCGGATTAATTCAGCTTATTTACAAGAACTTTCGCAGCATTTAGAAACTGAGTTAGCCAGGTTAAAAGAGGAAGCAACTGAAATAGCTGGTGAAAACTTTAACTTGGGTTCTCCTAAGCAGTTGAGCCAAATTTTGTTTGAAAAGTTGGGGTTAAGTACTAGACATTCTCGTAAAATTCAAACAGGCTACTCCACAGATGCAGCAACACTAGAAAGACTTCAAGAAGATGATAAAACTGGATTTGTTGAAGCGATCGTTGAGTATCGCACCCTATCTAAATTAAAGTCTACTTATGTTGATGCATTACCTGCATTAGTGCGTCCAGATACCCAGCGAGTACATACTGATTTTAACCAAGCAGCAACATCAACTGGTAGGTTATCTTCTTCAAATCCGAATTTGCAAAATATTCCTATTCGTACAGCTTTTAGTCGCCAGATTCGGAAGGCGTTTTTGCCTGAAGCCGGTTGGTTAATGGTGGCTGCTGATTACTCACAAATTGAATTACGGATTTTGGCTCATTTGAGTCAAGAGCCGATATTGGTGCAAGCATATCAGCAAAATGATGATGTTCATACTGTAACGGCGCGGTTAGTTTTTGAAAAAGAAAATATCACATCAGAAGAACGAGGAATAGCAAAAACTATTAATTTTGGCGTGATTTATGGAATGGGTTCTCTCAGATTTTCGCGCTCAACTGGGATAGATAAGACCATTGCCAACGAGTTCATTAAGCGGTTTAATGAACGATATCCGAAAGTATTTGCATATTTGGAGCGAGTGAAAAAAGAAGCGATCGCTCTTGGTTATGTAGAAACTATTTTCGGTCGCCGTCGTTATTTTGACTTTACCAATAACAGTTTACGCAAATTAAAAGGCAGCAACCCAGAAGATATCGATCTGAGTAAATTGAAGAATTTAGGTGCTTTTGATGCAGGTTTATTACGCTCCGCGGCTAATGCACCAATTCAAGGTTCTAACGCTGATATTATCAAAATTGCAATGGTGAGATTGCATGAGGTTTTGAAAAACTATCAGGCGCGTTTGTTATTGCAAGTTCACGATGAATTAGTGTTTGAAATTCCTCCTAATGAGTGGGAAGAATTACAACTACAAATTAAATCGGTGATGGAAAATGCAGTGCAGTTGAGTGTTCCTTTGCTTGTGGAGGCGCGTGTTGGTGAAAATTGGATGGAGACAAAGTAA
- a CDS encoding ABC transporter substrate-binding protein, which yields MYRRCLLSALAILLSIVLVACTTANTQQPQTKVESSTEATNTNSQKLSKGSAKRVVALSSLSADIISRLEPTKIVGITGSRLFKDDSRFKDIPRVSEGQSPPNLEKVVALKPDLVIGAEGFSNIPIQKLQQLGIATLLTKVNSWESLEELTKKLAGLINTDPQPLLNRYKTFLPDKPTQSPSTLALVSRQPILAPNKNSWAGDLLAKFQAKNIAADLQGKSPVGGYVTLSAEKVLEANPEVIILVNPPQGNSEVALLDSLKKEAFWQQLQATKNNRVYVFDYYGLVNPGSIDAIEKACQQLKQALFTPQGT from the coding sequence ATGTATCGTCGTTGCCTCTTATCTGCTTTAGCAATTTTGTTGAGTATAGTTTTAGTTGCTTGCACCACTGCAAATACTCAGCAACCACAAACCAAAGTGGAAAGTAGCACTGAGGCGACTAACACGAACTCTCAAAAATTATCAAAAGGCTCGGCAAAAAGAGTTGTTGCTCTTTCTTCTCTTTCTGCTGATATCATCTCTCGACTCGAACCAACAAAAATTGTCGGCATTACTGGGAGTAGATTATTTAAGGACGACTCAAGATTCAAAGATATTCCCCGCGTTAGTGAAGGTCAAAGTCCGCCAAATTTAGAGAAAGTGGTAGCACTAAAACCAGATTTAGTTATTGGTGCTGAAGGTTTTTCTAACATTCCAATTCAAAAACTTCAGCAGCTAGGAATTGCGACTTTGCTCACTAAGGTGAATAGCTGGGAATCTCTAGAAGAACTTACTAAAAAACTGGCTGGGTTAATCAATACCGATCCTCAGCCTTTGTTAAATCGTTATAAAACTTTTTTGCCAGATAAGCCAACTCAGAGTCCTTCTACACTAGCGCTAGTTAGTCGTCAACCAATTTTAGCGCCAAATAAAAACAGTTGGGCAGGGGATTTGCTGGCGAAGTTTCAGGCGAAAAATATAGCCGCAGATTTACAAGGAAAAAGTCCAGTTGGTGGCTATGTGACGCTTTCGGCTGAGAAAGTTTTAGAAGCAAATCCAGAGGTGATAATTTTAGTTAATCCTCCACAAGGAAATTCTGAAGTAGCACTTTTAGATTCTTTGAAAAAGGAAGCTTTTTGGCAACAACTGCAAGCAACTAAAAATAACCGAGTCTATGTGTTTGATTATTATGGTCTGGTGAATCCAGGTAGTATAGATGCAATTGAAAAGGCTTGTCAGCAGCTTAAGCAAGCGTTGTTTACACCACAGGGCACTTAA
- a CDS encoding FTR1 family protein, translating into MNFSTALPTFVITLREGVEAALVVGIVLALLKKAKQSRLNSWVYAGVGVGVVVSALIGVLFSWIIQILGAANPQYTTVVEPALEGVFSVLAIAMLSWMLIWMTKQARFMKATVEGAVTEALTQNSNAGWGVFTLILIAVVREGFETVLFVAANFQQGLMPALGAIAGLVTASAIGVLLFKWGVKINIRQFFQVMGVLLVLIVAGLVVSALKHFNEAVANLALSSRATENLCFYYEHFTKVHSCILGPMVSNTSTILPDEQFPGIILKSLFGYRDNLYLVQAVGYVGFLLSIGGLYFRSLGGASPQGKKNIAFDQKPISSAKD; encoded by the coding sequence ATGAATTTTAGTACTGCTCTACCTACTTTTGTAATCACACTTCGAGAAGGAGTAGAAGCTGCCCTTGTTGTTGGTATTGTGCTAGCTTTGCTAAAAAAAGCTAAACAATCTCGACTGAACTCTTGGGTATATGCTGGTGTCGGCGTTGGCGTTGTCGTCAGTGCCTTAATAGGCGTGTTATTCAGTTGGATAATTCAAATACTGGGAGCAGCGAATCCTCAATACACCACCGTAGTTGAGCCAGCTTTGGAAGGTGTATTTAGTGTATTAGCGATCGCAATGCTCAGTTGGATGCTAATCTGGATGACTAAACAAGCCAGATTCATGAAAGCTACAGTTGAGGGAGCAGTAACAGAAGCGCTGACACAAAACTCAAATGCTGGCTGGGGTGTTTTTACTTTAATTTTAATTGCCGTTGTCCGCGAAGGCTTTGAAACTGTTCTGTTCGTTGCAGCAAATTTTCAACAGGGATTAATGCCAGCATTGGGTGCTATTGCTGGTTTGGTAACAGCATCCGCTATTGGAGTGCTGTTATTTAAATGGGGTGTCAAAATTAACATCCGCCAGTTTTTCCAGGTAATGGGCGTTTTATTAGTGTTGATTGTGGCTGGGTTGGTAGTTTCAGCCTTGAAACATTTTAACGAAGCTGTAGCTAACCTTGCCCTTAGCAGTCGCGCTACAGAAAACCTTTGTTTCTATTACGAACATTTTACAAAAGTCCACTCTTGTATCTTGGGGCCAATGGTTTCCAATACTTCCACAATCTTGCCTGACGAACAGTTTCCTGGGATTATTCTCAAATCTTTATTTGGCTATAGAGACAATCTCTATCTTGTGCAAGCAGTGGGATATGTGGGATTTTTACTCAGCATTGGAGGACTGTATTTCCGCAGTCTTGGAGGTGCTTCTCCTCAAGGTAAAAAAAATATCGCTTTTGATCAAAAACCGATTAGTTCTGCAAAAGATTAA
- a CDS encoding ferritin-like domain-containing protein: MQELDHKKTIDLLNAIMEFELAGVVRYTHYSLMVTGPNRIPIVAFFKAQASESLLHAEQVGEILIGLDGHPSLKIAPMEETYQHKVKDILEESLSHEKKALDLYKKLLETVTNASIYLEEFARGMIGQEEMHNLELKKMLRDFS; the protein is encoded by the coding sequence ATGCAAGAACTTGACCATAAAAAGACTATTGACCTGCTGAACGCCATCATGGAATTTGAACTAGCAGGAGTAGTGCGCTACACACATTATTCTTTGATGGTAACTGGCCCTAACCGTATTCCGATTGTGGCTTTTTTTAAAGCACAGGCAAGTGAATCTTTACTTCATGCCGAACAAGTAGGAGAAATTCTCATAGGTTTAGATGGGCATCCCTCCCTGAAAATCGCCCCAATGGAAGAAACCTACCAGCATAAAGTCAAGGATATCTTGGAAGAAAGTTTATCCCATGAAAAAAAGGCATTGGATCTGTATAAAAAATTGCTCGAAACTGTCACCAATGCCAGCATTTACCTTGAAGAATTCGCTCGCGGTATGATTGGACAAGAAGAGATGCATAATCTCGAGCTGAAAAAGATGCTACGCGATTTTAGTTAA
- a CDS encoding helix-hairpin-helix domain-containing protein, producing the protein MIKLRYICLTAAAALIVTLSSCSNTPTAENPSVPVANTPATEAVSSNSHSGHGSKDKININSAILSELDKFEAKLGIPALSNKIQANRPYGSPEDLVTKKVITQEQFDQIKDQVGVQEVVLTGEAKDVDYMSKLGLMKGHLLVAKELLDQNQPKQAEPHIGHPVEEIYVDVEDQLNERKVKEFKTTLVSLQDLVKSSPKDSKIKTNFTSSVQAVDSAIAALPADQRSKPGFTLQVINELLDAANSEYGAAIADGKVTAPIEYQDSRGFVVYANDLYKGISSQVAQADPEAHKAIDTSFAELIKVWPAAIPPAKAVKTPNDVTKLVKTIEENSQKVVDKSNTQAQR; encoded by the coding sequence ATGATAAAACTTCGTTATATCTGTTTAACAGCAGCAGCAGCCTTAATAGTTACCTTGAGTTCTTGTAGTAATACACCAACCGCAGAAAATCCATCAGTACCAGTTGCTAACACTCCAGCTACAGAGGCAGTAAGTAGTAACAGTCACAGTGGTCACGGTAGCAAAGACAAAATTAACATTAACAGCGCTATATTGTCAGAATTGGATAAGTTTGAAGCCAAGCTAGGTATCCCGGCTTTATCAAACAAAATCCAGGCAAATCGTCCCTACGGTAGCCCAGAAGATTTAGTTACTAAAAAAGTAATTACTCAAGAACAGTTCGACCAAATTAAAGACCAAGTTGGTGTTCAAGAAGTGGTACTCACAGGTGAGGCAAAAGATGTTGATTATATGTCTAAATTAGGCTTAATGAAAGGGCATCTTTTGGTAGCCAAAGAACTGCTAGATCAGAATCAGCCGAAACAGGCAGAACCTCATATTGGACATCCAGTTGAAGAGATTTACGTTGATGTAGAAGATCAACTTAATGAGCGCAAAGTCAAAGAATTTAAGACAACTTTGGTGAGTTTGCAAGATTTAGTGAAATCTAGTCCCAAGGATAGCAAAATTAAAACTAATTTTACTTCTTCAGTGCAAGCAGTTGATTCCGCGATCGCAGCTTTGCCAGCAGATCAACGCTCAAAACCAGGATTTACGCTACAGGTAATTAACGAACTACTAGATGCAGCTAACTCCGAATATGGCGCGGCGATCGCAGATGGTAAAGTAACCGCCCCAATTGAGTATCAAGACTCCCGTGGTTTTGTCGTTTACGCCAATGATTTATACAAAGGAATTTCTAGTCAAGTAGCTCAAGCAGATCCCGAAGCACACAAAGCGATTGATACTAGTTTCGCTGAACTCATAAAAGTTTGGCCCGCCGCCATCCCACCAGCAAAAGCAGTCAAAACACCTAATGATGTTACCAAACTGGTGAAAACCATTGAGGAAAACTCTCAAAAAGTGGTTGACAAATCCAATACCCAAGCACAGCGATAA
- a CDS encoding multicopper oxidase domain-containing protein produces the protein MPNNFALGNGKPWSRRQLLKLGLAGAGVTGAAGLWQMLNLQSKSIVKVPPFDRSAPDDVTNPMKMLRDFDYGTVKQENGRTIREFQLTAGSSIIKLNSAVSYNIWDLNGRIPGPTLRAKQGDRIRVLFLNNAGHSHSLHFHGVHPAEMDGVRPISNGKATIYEFDAEPYGVHLYHCHIEPVTRHIAKGLYGMFIIDPPTPRPPADEIVLVMGGYDVNDDSHNDYYAFNGLPHYYMHHPIGIYKDQLIRLYVLNIIEYDPAVTFHLHANFFDVYRYGMSMTPSEKTDVITMGVAERHILEFSFRYPGKYMFHPHQDAIAENGCMGQFEVITESNSQNTVKSS, from the coding sequence ATGCCCAACAACTTCGCTCTAGGTAACGGAAAACCTTGGAGCCGCCGTCAATTGTTGAAGCTGGGCCTAGCAGGTGCTGGAGTAACTGGTGCAGCTGGACTTTGGCAGATGCTAAATCTACAAAGTAAGTCAATCGTTAAAGTGCCACCATTCGATAGGTCAGCACCAGACGACGTTACTAACCCAATGAAGATGTTAAGGGATTTTGATTATGGGACGGTGAAGCAAGAAAATGGGCGGACTATCCGGGAATTTCAGTTAACTGCTGGTTCTTCCATCATAAAACTCAATAGTGCTGTCTCTTACAACATCTGGGATTTAAACGGTCGCATACCAGGGCCAACGCTACGGGCAAAACAGGGCGATCGCATCCGGGTATTATTTCTCAACAACGCGGGGCATTCTCACTCTTTGCATTTTCATGGCGTACATCCAGCAGAAATGGATGGTGTTCGCCCAATCAGCAACGGCAAAGCCACGATTTATGAATTTGATGCTGAACCTTATGGCGTTCACCTATACCACTGCCATATCGAACCAGTCACCCGCCACATCGCTAAGGGGCTGTACGGAATGTTCATCATCGATCCACCTACTCCCCGTCCCCCGGCTGATGAGATTGTATTAGTCATGGGTGGGTATGACGTGAATGATGACAGCCATAATGACTATTACGCCTTCAATGGTTTGCCTCACTATTACATGCATCATCCCATTGGCATTTACAAAGATCAGTTGATTCGGCTGTATGTCCTCAACATCATTGAATACGATCCGGCAGTGACGTTTCATCTCCATGCCAACTTCTTTGATGTCTATCGCTATGGCATGAGTATGACTCCTAGTGAGAAAACTGATGTGATTACGATGGGTGTAGCAGAAAGGCACATCTTAGAATTTTCTTTTCGCTATCCAGGTAAATATATGTTCCATCCCCATCAAGATGCGATCGCAGAAAACGGTTGTATGGGTCAATTTGAAGTAATTACTGAGAGCAACTCTCAAAATACTGTTAAGAGTTCCTGA